In a genomic window of Thiosocius teredinicola:
- a CDS encoding LysR family transcriptional regulator — protein sequence MHLTLRQLEVFEAVARHLSYTRAAEELHLSQPAVSMQIRQLEEAAGLPLFEKLGKQIRLTEAGEEFFHYSQAIGRQLEELDEVIEALKGVQTGHLRISVATTANYFATRLLAAFSQRYPGTTFSLDVTNRKTLLEQLTRNETDLVIMGKPPEDLDLDATAFMENPLVIIAPARHPLAGRKNIPLAELRDEVFVAREQQSGTRIAMERFFQERGFHLKTGMEMTSNSAIKHAVEAGLGLGIVSIHTLELELEAGRLVVLDVEGFPIERHWYLVTTKDKRLPPVARAFFDFLMGDDAAGLMLPGVAA from the coding sequence ATGCATCTGACCCTGAGACAATTAGAGGTTTTCGAGGCCGTGGCGCGTCATTTGAGCTATACGCGGGCGGCCGAAGAGCTGCATCTCAGCCAACCGGCGGTGTCGATGCAGATCCGCCAACTGGAGGAGGCCGCGGGCCTGCCGCTGTTCGAAAAGCTCGGGAAGCAAATTCGTCTGACCGAGGCCGGCGAAGAGTTTTTCCACTACAGCCAGGCCATCGGCCGGCAGCTCGAAGAGCTCGACGAGGTGATCGAGGCGCTCAAGGGCGTGCAGACCGGCCACCTGCGGATCAGCGTGGCGACCACCGCCAACTATTTCGCTACCCGCCTGCTGGCGGCGTTCTCGCAACGCTATCCCGGCACGACCTTCTCGCTGGACGTGACCAACCGCAAGACGCTGCTCGAACAGCTGACCCGCAATGAGACCGACCTGGTCATCATGGGCAAGCCGCCGGAAGACCTCGACCTGGACGCGACCGCGTTCATGGAGAACCCGCTGGTCATCATCGCGCCGGCCCGTCACCCTTTGGCGGGGCGCAAAAACATCCCGCTCGCCGAGTTGCGCGACGAGGTGTTCGTCGCCCGCGAGCAACAGTCGGGCACGCGCATCGCGATGGAGCGTTTCTTTCAGGAACGCGGATTCCATCTCAAAACGGGCATGGAGATGACGTCGAATTCGGCGATCAAGCATGCGGTCGAGGCCGGGCTGGGCCTGGGGATCGTGTCGATCCACACGCTCGAGCTCGAGCTGGAGGCCGGCCGCCTGGTGGTGCTTGATGTCGAGGGTTTCCCGATCGAACGCCATTGGTACCTGGTGACCACCAAAGACAAACGCCTGCCGCCGGTGGCGCGGGCGTTCTTCGATTTCCTGATGGGTGACGACGCGGCCGGGCTGATGCTGCCGGGTGTGGCCGCCTGA